The genomic interval ATGTTACACTATAGCATGGGGTCTGTGGGAAAATGTTACACTATAGCGTGAAGTCTGCCGGAAAATGTATACTATAGCGTCAGGTCTGCCGGGAAATGTACATTATAGCGTGAGGTCTGCCGGGAAATGTACATTATAGCGTTAGGTCTGCCGGGAAATGTACATTATAGCGTGAGGTCTGCCGGGAAATGTACATTATAGCGTGAGGTCTGCCGGGAAATGTACATTATAGCGTGAGGTCTGCTGGGAAATTTACACTTCCTACTAGATCTGAGCGCTTCTCCTACGTGTGAAGAAGTCTTCACAGTAAGTTAAATGTATCAAGATATGTTTCTCCAATGTTGGCCCTGCTGCAGCTAGTAACATAAGGAGCTGTCATATGGAAATATAAGAGAGGTTATGGAGGAGCTGTTTGACACATATAATATTCTGTGTCTTGCTGGTAGTTTTCCTCCATGGTTCGAGTGTCCATTAAAGTACCAGGAATGAGCTATACATACAGATGCTAAAGGAAAACTGTGTGCTTTCTCCACAGCCCTCCCTATCTTTCCTTTTGCTTTCGTATTTAGGGTAGGCATTCACTCCTAAATATTAGCGCACACTTATCATAAGGAGAACAGACACACTTGTCGTGAACACTCCATTATGTCTCCATGCTTATTGTGTTTTGTTCACTAGGTCAGGCCCAGAGACGCTTCACCACAGCTTTCTTGGAAAACAACTCAAGATCTCCATCAACAACATTACAACTGTATCTGGTCACTTACGATAAGGCAGCTACAGTCACCGTCACTGTGTCCCAACCAAGATTCAACCAGACCGTGCTAGTTAATAGGGACAGCAATGTCATAGTGAGCCTGGGCTATGAGTACATGATTTACGAGAAGCACATATCTTCCAAGGCAGTAATAGTGACATCTGATGCAGATATATCTGCCTTTGTATTTTACACAAATAATGAATCTGCTGATGCCATGGCCTGCCTTCCTCAAGAAGACTTGGGCACGGAATATTACATCTTTACATCTGGAGCAGGGAAGGCCAATCAATTTGCTGTTGCTAATGGGATGGAAGGGGTAGCTTGGGTGAACATAACAGTCTCGGGCTCCATCTCATTTAATGGTTTTAAATATGGCAACAAGGAGACTTTCTCAATCCCTCTTGAATATCAGCAGGTTGTTCAGTTCCAAAGCCAGACGGATCTAACAGGCACCAGAATTATATCCACGACACCTGTGGCTGTTTTCAGTGGAAACAAGTGCTTTACAGGCATAAACGCAGCATGTGACACCATAGTCGCGCAGCTGTATCCTGTGCAGAATTGGGGGAGATTCTTCGCTGTGTTTCCACTGTTAAACCACTTTCGAGATCACATTCACATAATGGCTGCACGCCCAAATACCTTAGTGTACATTGAGGGATCCAGAGAAACCAACCAGTTTATTCTAGGAGAAGGATCCCATATACGGCTGACTATGATGGAGAGTTATCTGGTGAATTCCACCAAACCTGTTATGATTTCATATCTGTTTCAAGATTGCCAAACTGGACCCGTTGATTTTTACGACCCATTTCTCACTACAATTCCACCTATAACATTGACAAGGAAATATTATAAGTTTGTAACCCAAGAACTCTACTACAACTACCTTCTGATTGTCTCacagtcaccctcaccctctgagTTCTACCTTGACCATCAACCCCTCGATCTGTATAATGTATCCATCAAGGTGTTAAATGGATCCAGTGGCTGGGAGGTCTTTTTGGGCAAAACAGGTGGACAGCACGAAATATACCACGAGTCCTCTGCATTCACTATCTCTGTTTATGGAATTGAAAATTATGTTTCCTATGGATATTCACTGGGTCAACAAACAAAATACCCAGGTAACCACATGTGTCGTCGTTCTAGCACCACGTCCATCACCCAGAACTGCACCCTAAACATGCACTAAATAATAGCCACTGGTGGCACACAATAGTAGCTAAGTATTAAACCGGAATGCAAAAAAGCGTATTGCTTTCCggaacatacacacactgtaatcGGTGTCAGATAATCATAGCTTTTTGACCATACCCAATGAGTTTAAACGTCCTCGAAGTACCTATAGAACACCATCTGGTGTTTGTAGAAGCTCTCCTAATGTCACTGTAGTTAGTGCCTAGTATGGCATTGTCATGATTTCCTATCACATTAACTTGGTTAGCGCAGCAGAAGTATGACTGATCTGGTGCCTATTTTTCATTTGTCAGATCCACCGTTCCCGCAGACAACAGAAGAGCCAGAAAGTTCATCAGTTCTACGTTGCCTTTCCCTTGGTGCTGTGTACCAACTTCCTCTTAGCTTGGTATCCGAGGCTGACCTGTCTGTGTATGATATTCACCTTGAAGATCCCCTGTGCCAAGCAGTGCAGGAGGGGCACTGGGTTATCATTAAGATGCCGTTCAACAGATGTGGCTCCAGAGTTTTGGTGAGATGTTCTTTTCCTCCTAACAGTAGTATCCTCACTTCTATTTTAAAGATACTACCTGTACTTAGATGGTTTTGAAAAAGAAGAGCATACGAAGTCCAAGTAATAACTTTAAAAAATGTCCCAATCCTGATACATATAAACGTATAGTCACAGTAATAATTCATGCCATGTAATGATGGAACACATACTCCTATGTAGAATATCTGTATTCTATGGTGGTCTCACAAAAGTACCTACCAGTCGCCTTCTTCTCTCCTTTGTCAATGGTTACTTGGGTTCTGTGATGCAACAAACAAGATTCATTTTGGTAAAGAATACTTGGGGGTTTGATTTTtcaaaatatcccaaaattccAGAATAGATGGATTTTTACcaaaatatgtactgtacatgttttgtgtACATGACCAATAAACAAACCCTATCGTGCATTTCATATTGTCTATACCCTACCACTCTGCCTGTATTTTGgagctttgtaaaaaaaaaaaaaaaacacaggacaATGCAAttaaactttttatttatttggagAGAGAGGTACAGTGGGTATCAAGTTACACTAAAATCCTACTCCTGATTATTATGTTAACAAAGTTTCTTCGTGTCTTGCTCCTTGGACCCACTCTTCAAATATATGTGAGCCACAGTCGTGCTTttctggagagaaaaaaaactattGTAAAAATGTGGTGTATAATTTTCCTCTTCTGAATCAGctgaaaagtaaatatatatagtcTCACAAAGGCACATACCTTTAGAAACCATGGTTACAGACAGTGTTGATCCTCTGTTTTGCACACCTGCTTATAGTATGTCATTGTCATGACAACTTGTTGTAACCAGTGTTGAGAACGAATCATCTCAGGAATTATTTAGCTACTTCGTTCTATCGCAGATATTTTTCTGCTGTGATGTCTTTGAGTTCCCAAtaatgttttatacacacatttgCTTCACAGTGTAAATGTAAGTCCGCTGACTTCTAACATCAAACATAAcaaggatttttttaaataaactatcTGTGATCCTTAGTGGAAGCATGCTTCTCACATATTATGTATACAAGGGGTAATATTGATTTTACTCTACCTCGCGATACCATAGGGAATAAATTCCATCTATCAATGTCGGAAGAGATGCAATTAAAGAGAGATGGAAAATGACACTTGATCATTTTCATTAAATCATGGCATCTAAAGTTACCAAGGTACAGTATTTTAATTTACAGGACCAGTTTCCTGCAGTACCAGGGAGATAATACTTAGAAATAGGCATTATTTcagatttttatatatttattttgtaaccTGATACCACAGAAATTGATTAATGTATTCCATCGGTGCTACAATCAATGTCTGTGGTTCAGAGTCAATAAAATGTAATATGCATAAAGCCATCATTTGTTATGCTCTTAAATATTTGAAATCATTATACCTGTAACTTGTTGATTGTTCCTAATACGATTAGCCAGTGGTTCTATTGCAAAGAGGATTAATAAAGGTGATAGAGGACAGTCCTGCTTGGTTCCTCAGTGTAGTTTGAAAGGTTTGGAAATAATCCCATTTGTGTTCATTTTAGCTAAAATAGGGGATCTATTTTTAATAGGGAATAATTATACATGTGTATTTCTGTGAATTTATAAGATCAAGGTATTTTTGTACTCACCAAAAACATACAATGCACTTAAGACAATCAATACAATACCCATGAGAGAACGTTGTATTGTTTCTTCAGATTGAAGATGGGAAGACATTCTATGTAAATACCGTCTATGGGACTGTCCCAGAGACCAGTATCCATCGTATTGAAGTTcctgtaaggtgtgaaatggtggGGAACGAAACCCTTGGTTTGAACTTTCATCCCAAAGTCACCGACATGATTTCTTTGGGTCATTATAACATCTCCCTGAGACTATACCAAAGTGAGGCCTTCAACGACCCGATTACAACGTATCCTTATGAAATCGATCTACATGGCAATCTTTATGTGGAGTTTAAAGTGGAATCAGATgataaggacctgcagatattcACAGAAAACTGCAAATCTTCCCCTTTGTTAGAGGATGGAGGCCAAACTTACAACCTCATTGAGCATGGGTGAGAAgcatatataatgtatttatacTCATACAGTTATTTTACACGACAATCCTGGGTATTGTCATTGTATCATGGTGTCCCAATGCTCATCATTGCTTTGATCTGTTTTATTAATTCAGAAACATATTTCTTCATTATGGATGCTAAATGCATGACTTTCTAACACTGACTTTTTATTGAGTTACCACTCTGTACCTCCCCGTTCACCAATCAAAGCAAATTAtcgaagtgaaacgtctttgctgGCGCCTATAGTGTTTTCATGGGAAAAATGTATTCCTTTGTAACGACAAACTGTAACAAAAGTGACATCACGCTACTATTGGACGCACGCCCGTCACGCGCCCTACTACACATGTGCAGTACCGCCCTTATCCCGCTCCAAGTACACTCGCGCTCCCCCCTCTTCCAGGACGCATGCGCACTAACGGCCATCAGCTACTGTGCATGGTCGCTGGCCTTTGCACACGGCCGTggtcctctgcgcatgcgcgccaccaAAGAGGACGGactgagagggaggagaggatccGGGAACACCGggcagggagtgagtgagagagccgCATCCCCCGAgactcagagtcacacacacacatccagccacacacacacccagagtcacacacacagtcacacacccacacacacacacacacacacacatccagagtcacacacacaatcatacatccacacacacacacacacccagagtcacacacacaatcatacatccacacacacacacacacacatccagccacaCAAacacccagagtcacacacacacacacacacacacacacacacacacacacacacaaggaattcacagttagtataaatatattagtgcaaatagctaaaacaggctGGGGGCGCcgtgcacgcgcattctaagtcacacttctttgtgttttgtcactgaaattgtgttttgattttcaattaaaaacatcaccatcacaaatacaatttgtgtgacaaaagacaaagaagtttcacttaaaatgcccgtgctcggcacacacaactttttttattattattttaattgacATTGTGAGATAGGATTAATAGAACCTATTTCTTATGCCTCATGAAGAGCCCTGAATTatgaaatttgtaaaagtcagaTGCGATCAACATCATTTGCCCTCAGCAGTGTGGGGCACGTGGCAATCTCATATTTCTAATGCTACGAGGTGCTAATACATTTTCCAATGTCCTACTGCTATTATGTTATTTGTCATCAATCTCAGGTGTTCCCAGGACTCCACCGTGCACGAACACCCAGTTTTGGACCACAGAGAGCAACGCTTTGGTTTCCATGTGTTTAAGTTTGAAAATTTCCAGGAGGTGTATCTGTCCTGCGACGTCGTCATCTGCCATAATAATTCTTCTCCCAACCGCTGCACTCAAGGCTGCCTCAGCAGAAGGCACAGGCGTGATGTTCACACCTCCCAAAGCCAACTGGAGTCCGCCAGACTCTCTCAAGGGCCCATTGTATTTAACCATGGTAAGCTATGTTAATTCTATTTCCACCACATGTTTTTCTTCCCTCCTCTAATGTTACCTGATTACATCTTCTAGTAGTCAGACGCCTATCACTCCTATAACAGTTTACATGAAGATGAAGGAGTGACTCTACAATGGCCACCGGTCACAAATATAGATGAGATTCAATCTTCAAATTCCAAAGTTAGTTGCGTGCTTTTAAAATAACCCTTTCAAGACTTTTTTTCACAGTGGCCAAAAAATATAAGCCAATATTTGACTaaaatattggttgcttaatTAATGTTTATATACATTTATGTTGCATTTAAAGAGTTTCtagactttatttttgtatggcaAATTTctttttttgtccttttttttttacatctgtttaAAAAAATCCCATATTTTTCTCATTTCCCAAAGTTTAGCGATAAACGCTGTCAGATTTTATATGTAGTTTCCCTTAAGAactacccaggtctcacatgctacagtatatacagtatctggGATGCCAAGGGCAGATCATTGTTTTGTCTCACCCTACCATAAAGCATCACTGTGTTCGTCCTATCATTTATTCTGTATTACAATACATTCTGAACATTACAAACACAAGAACATTCTTGATGCTTTGTAGACAAAAAACAGAAGTGTGGCTATAATTACAGACGTAAAGAAAGAAAGTGAGAGCACTCATCGCAGTAACATTTGAAAAAGATCAAGAAACAACGAATGTGGGGAATTCTTCACCAATTGAGCAGCCACCTGGCCGGAATAACCCTGGTTTCTTTGCTGCAGGCTGTTGGTAGCAGGATATAATTGTTCTAGGTCTGACCCATGGGACCTGTATGCCGACCTCAATGATTGATACACATTCCAGCCTAGCTACTCACCTGCAATCAAACCATTGCTTTTGTTCTGCTAGTTCTTCTCTTTTTCCAGCTCTATTATTTACACCAACAGGAGTTCGTGGGAAGTCCTTCTGTGTGAATtttgaaacaaaaaacacaaggGTGATTCAACAGGGAACATTAAATCCAGACAGCATTGTGTTTACAGTGTCTTGACTGACATCTGTCTGGTTGGTAAAACACAGCCTGCCAGCATTAATGGCACTTTGTTCTGTATATCtgctatacaggcggtcctcagttatccaacagaatccgttctggaagtagagttggatagtgaaaccgttgtaaagtgagtcccatgttaatcagttgtggtgagcgtcggataacgcattctggcgtcgaaaaacggcccttagggttgcattggaaagtgttggatatgccattcattgcaAAGTGAAActttggatagcgaggactacctgtacatgcACCGGAGTGGTATTTGTTGACTTTGGACTATTGTTTGTATTTTCTCCATTTTGCGATACAAAAAACACAATCTGAAGTAACCCTGATACCTTTTGGGATGGtttacttttgtttttgtttatttttttttggttatctcCTTCTACTACTGTTCTATTCCTTTACTACCTATCATGGGCTGGTGGGATTTTAACAAGTTACCATAAAGTCCCCTACTTTTCGGCACAAATCTGGAAACGTTGGTGATTTATTTAACACCTACATTGATCTATtaagtaatttatttatttatcaaatattttaccaggaagtaatacattgagcgttgcctgccattttcaagtatgtcttaagcacagagttatgataatcaGTGTCAGAATTCCCGTTAGCCCCGGGCCTAGGGCGGAaatttgccgcgctctcgggcgtATTGGGCTTGATGGGAAGGCACTCCCATGTGtcagccgcctcctttctgccacccatctgctcctttggaatccctgtgtcaaatgacaccgtggaCGTCACGAACGTGGCGTCACACGGCGCGCCAAATGACATAATGACGttgcgtttccatggcaacgcacCACCgggcgacgtcatttgacgctgggattccaaagaagcaggagggcggcagaaaggaggcggccgacacaggCCAGTGCCAAGGGGCGGCAGGTTTTGAAATCCGCCGCTGATTACAATACATGGTTTCATTAAATGAGCAGAGGTTAtatattcaatttacagacatttcatggacagttagagataagtATAG from Ascaphus truei isolate aAscTru1 chromosome 17, aAscTru1.hap1, whole genome shotgun sequence carries:
- the LOC142468184 gene encoding uncharacterized protein LOC142468184 isoform X1, whose protein sequence is MRKVFVLLLLLLNIIAAGQAQRRFTTAFLENNSRSPSTTLQLYLVTYDKAATVTVTVSQPRFNQTVLVNRDSNVIVSLGYEYMIYEKHISSKAVIVTSDADISAFVFYTNNESADAMACLPQEDLGTEYYIFTSGAGKANQFAVANGMEGVAWVNITVSGSISFNGFKYGNKETFSIPLEYQQVVQFQSQTDLTGTRIISTTPVAVFSGNKCFTGINAACDTIVAQLYPVQNWGRFFAVFPLLNHFRDHIHIMAARPNTLVYIEGSRETNQFILGEGSHIRLTMMESYLVNSTKPVMISYLFQDCQTGPVDFYDPFLTTIPPITLTRKYYKFVTQELYYNYLLIVSQSPSPSEFYLDHQPLDLYNVSIKVLNGSSGWEVFLGKTGGQHEIYHESSAFTISVYGIENYVSYGYSLGQQTKYPDPPFPQTTEEPESSSVLRCLSLGAVYQLPLSLVSEADLSVYDIHLEDPLCQAVQEGHWVIIKMPFNRCGSRVLIEDGKTFYVNTVYGTVPETSIHRIEVPVRCEMVGNETLGLNFHPKVTDMISLGHYNISLRLYQSEAFNDPITTYPYEIDLHGNLYVEFKVESDDKDLQIFTENCKSSPLLEDGGQTYNLIEHGCSQDSTVHEHPVLDHREQRFGFHVFKFENFQEVYLSCDVVICHNNSSPNRCTQGCLSRRHRRDVHTSQSQLESARLSQGPIVFNHGGPLQGSQDEFMFPSSVFISALCVVALLSCGALLLQKRYYRIQGYTLLQNRGE
- the LOC142468184 gene encoding uncharacterized protein LOC142468184 isoform X2, whose product is MRKVFVLLLLLLNIIAAGQAQRRFTTAFLENNSRSPSTTLQLYLVTYDKAATVTVTVSQPRFNQTVLVNRDSNVIVSLGYEYMIYEKHISSKAVIVTSDADISAFVFYTNNESADAMACLPQEDLGTEYYIFTSGAGKANQFAVANGMEGVAWVNITVSGSISFNGFKYGNKETFSIPLEYQQVVQFQSQTDLTGTRIISTTPVAVFSGNKCFTGINAACDTIVAQLYPVQNWGRFFAVFPLLNHFRDHIHIMAARPNTLVYIEGSRETNQFILGEGSHIRLTMMESYLVNSTKPVMISYLFQDCQTGPVDFYDPFLTTIPPITLTRKYYKFVTQELYYNYLLIVSQSPSPSEFYLDHQPLDLYNVSIKVLNGSSGWEVFLGKTGGQHEIYHESSAFTISVYGIENYVSYGYSLGQQTKYPDPPFPQTTEEPESSSVLRCLSLGAVYQLPLSLVSEADLSVYDIHLEDPLCQAVQEGHWVIIKMPFNRCGSRVLIEDGKTFYVNTVYGTVPETSIHRIEVPVRCEMVGNETLGLNFHPKVTDMISLGHYNISLRLYQSEAFNDPITTYPYEIDLHGNLYVEFKVESDDKDLQIFTENCKSSPLLEDGGQTYNLIEHGCSQDSTVHEHPVLDHREQRFGFHVFKFENFQEVYLSCDVVICHNNSSPNRCTQGCLSRRHRRDVHTSQSQLESARLSQGPIVFNHDVKKESESTHRSNI